TTCAGAGAAACTCAGTCGGAAATTGCCGATTACGGCTTCGGCCGACGATCCTGCGATATTGATCCGAGATTCTCTCTCGACGCCGGGCGAATGTCCTTCGACGATCCCCGCTATTCTTTCGACGAACCTAGGGCTTCATGGGACGGGTATTTGATAAGCAGAACGTTCCCGAAAATGCCAACCATGCTTTCCGTCGTTGAAGATGCTCCTATCAGTGTCTTCCGTTCCGATACTCAAATTCCCGTCGAAGACTCCCTGAGTTCAACCAATGAAGAAGAGAATATCCCGGGGGGGACATCGCAGACCCGGGATTACTATTTAGACTCCTCTTCCCGTCGGCGGAAGAGCCTCGATCGGTCCAACTCCATCAGAAAGGCCGCCGCGGCGGTGGTAGCAGAGATTGATGAGATGAAATCCGTTTCAAACGCCAAAGTTTCCCCTGCAAGAACAGATATCAGCCATGGCCCAAAACTATCCATCCCAGATAGAGACTCGAACTCCAATTCAGTGCGAGACGACTGCTCCGGGACCTTCGATATGGGATTTAACGACACAGCGTCAGTGAATGCGACAGGGAATCGGAAAGAGGAGTCAAAAAAATCCCGCCGGTGGGGGAAGGGTTGGAGCATATGGGGATTGATTAACCGGCGTGGAGGAAACAAAGATGATGAGGAAGACGTGAGCAGACGCAATGGTGTGGAGCGGTCGTTTTCAGGGTCGTGGCCGGAGTTGCGAGGCGAACAGAGTATGGATGTGAAAGGAGGATTCAACCCCAAAATGTTTAGGAGTAACAGTAGTGTGAGTTGGAGGAGTGCAAGTATGGTGGGTGGATCTTTCAGTAGCAGTTCAAGGAAAAGCAATGCAGATTGCAATGGgaatgggaagaagaagaaagaacaggagcagcagcagcagcagcagccagTGTTGGTGAGGAACCACAGTGCTCGACATTCTCTGACAAATGTCGACAATGGTCTTCTCCGATTCTACATGACGCCGATGAAGGACAGCCGGAGAGGCTCTTCCGCCGGGAAGGTGAAACCCAATCAAGCACACTCCATTGCTAGAAGTGTTCTTCGACTGTATTAAACTGGAATTGATTGGGGGTGGAGGATTCAATTCAAAAAACTCGTTTTGCTGGTTTAAAGTTGATATCTGTTCTTTGGTCAAGCGTTTTCTTTAATGGGTTTCTtgagaattatttatttttccatttctcagtagaacgaagaacgaagaacgaagaacgCTTCTTAATTcgcttaaaattttcattcttcctGTGATTTCATTGTTTGTTCTAAGCTACCAACTTCCGATGAGACAGGCAATgcccaaaagaaagaaaaacaaatcatgAAACACAGtgattcttgtttcttttgtttgctAATATCAACATCACTGATGTGACAtcaatttcttgaaataaatgaagtcAAAAGCTTTCTACCAGAATTGTAAATTTTAGTGGCAGGCTTGTCTCAACCTTAAGGAAGGAAGTTCATGATAGACAGACTACCGTAAGTCTCGGTGAACAGCGGCTCGTAACTATAACAGTTCTAAGGTAGCAAAATTCTTTACCGAGTAAGTTTCGcgaaattcaaattctcaacattgaactaaaaaaagaatgaaatcaaCCGAATAAATACCTAGACTAATCAGCCGAAACACAAACCCGATCGACGCTTAGTTAATCTAAAAAGAAAGTGTGAACATGGAGTTGATTAGTCCAaaaaagagggtggattttAGTGAGACATTTTGGGACACAATCATGGAAACCCTTGGGGCTGGCATCCTCAAAATGCTAAATAAGTGGGAACAATTTGAACAGACAGCCCTGTTTAAGGTTGAGACATGAGCCATTCAGCCATTTTTCTAAGATTAGCAATGATTCTTCACCTAACCCAaacatattttcattaatcaaACCACACATTTAACACTGTTGGAAACAAAAACCCAATCAATAATTTAGGCCTCAAAGTCAACAAAGCAActaatgaagaacaaaagaaacaatccCAACAAGTGAttcaaagcaaagcaaatCCAACgtaaatgtaattaaaaagcTAAGAACTGAGCATTGAAGTTGGTTTTTTCAGCGCAAATGACCTGTTACCTTTTTGTAGCGATAGCACTTAGCCGCAAAGAGATAGGCAAAGAAGTTGAGGACGCTGAGAATGGCCAACAGCCAGAAGAAATAGTCGAGATGTCCCTTGTTTAAGTTATTAGGAATCCACCCGAGCTTCCCGTGTCTCGTTGTCACGGTCGTCACGATTGTAACAAGCAATGTGCTTAAGTAGTTTCCCAATCCAACCGTTGTGAGCGACAGAGCAGCCATCATGCTTCTCATTGCGTCCGGTGCTTGGTCATAGAAAAACTCTAACTGTCCTATAAAAGTGAACACTTCTGCACATCCGATCAAAAAATACTGTGGAACTTGCCAGAATATCGACATCGGAATGTACTCCGCATCGTATAGCTTGTTCTTCCTCACATACTCCAGCCTGAAAACTTCCAACACACCTGCTGCAACCATGGAGAAAACAGATATGACAAGTCCTATTCCCATCCGTTGTAGCTGTGTGAAGCCACGCTCATTGTTCGTGAACTTCTTCGCCATTGGGACGATGAGTCTGTCGTATACGGGAGCCCAAAAGAGAACGCTGAGGGTATCGAAGATCGAAAGCGAGGCCGATGGAATTTTGAAACTTGCCCCAATGTGCTGATCCATTATATTACCTTGTAGAACAAACATGGTGCTCATTTGGCTATACACTGCTGAAAATACTATTCCACACGCCCACACAGGCAACAACCTGATAATGCTTTTCAGCTCCTCAACTTGTGTCACTGTACAAAGTATCCATGCATTCCCTTGCCCCTTCATTCCATCACTTTCCCTCAATACACAAGCCTTATCTAGGAACCTGAAAAAATGTAACCAATTTGGATAATATAAGAATCTCTCCATGATTTTCGACTTCCTTCGATTCTGATCCCAATAATATACTTACTTTAACTCGTTCGTGTGCTCGAGCTTGCGACTTCCTTCGATTTTCGACTCGACATCATCAGCAGTCTCGTAAAGGAGAGACTTATCCTCTGGAACTTGTACTCCATGTTTCCTACAAGCTGCAACTATAACTTGCAAGATTCTTGTGAGAGGACTTCCTGCTGGCTTTTGCAGACGGTATAACGAGCTACCGGAGAAGAAAAACACTACAGCAATGGCCATGGCTACTGCAGGAACTCCAAAGCCCCACCCCCACCCTACATTCATTTGTATCCATACTAGAACTGAGGAGGCAATCATTGCACCAACGTTGATTGAAAAGTAAAACCAATTGAAGAAGgagcttttcttcttcctttcgcCTTCATCATTTTCGTCGAATTGATCGGCCCCAAACGACGACACACATGGCTTGATTCCCCCGGTCCCGAGGGCGATCAAGTAAAGTGCTATGAAGGTGACAGCAGTTTGACCTCCAGTTGGATGGCAAACAGTATTGTCACAAGATGGCTTCAATCCAGGGACTGAAGCAGCCATCGTCAACAATGTCATGCCCTGCAAAACcatatatcataaacatggTATCACTACAATGCAGCCACTGACTCAAGCCAACCCAGTTCAAGTTCTTATGTGATTTGAAGAACAACTCGTTCTCTTTTCGCCCGTTTCGACAAGAAAAACTTACAAAGACATAGAAGATTGAGAAACTAGCAATGGTCCAATATCTTCCCAAGTAAGCATCAGCCAAGAAAGCTCCAATCAATGGTGTAAGGTAGCAGGTTCCTGACCAACTAGTAACACTATTTGAAGCAGCTACATTGTCCATGTTAAGACGTATTTGAAGATAGTTCACTAGATTGGTACTCATCCCATAATATGCCAATCTTTCACAGCATTCATTCCCTTTACAAACATCATCGTTACAAATTTCAGCaaagaacaatcaaaattaaacGTTAAGAACAGAGTAAACATACCAAGAATGAAGCGGCAAGCCTTCCATTTTCCAGTCTTCTTCTTATTAGCAGGATtcttatgaatatcaatggTACCATCTTTTGTATACACATCATCTTCTGCCATTGTAAAGTTCCTCTTGATATGCTAATACCTACTGAGCCTGTTGATTAAAAAACTAAACCCCAATCAGTAAAATTAGAACCTAATAATCTCGAGGGCAAGAACAATCCAAAACCACATTCAACTTTTGAACTCTGattgtttgaatttggttaaaataataaaagggtACGGATGAACTTGCCCTTTTCCAcgaatgaatttaaaattcaacgcacttaatttttaatcactCCGAGGTTTGAGTGTCGCAATCAAAGAACACAAATAAAACAGAGAACACTGAATCGTATCACATGCTTGAAGAactcaaaatcaatatataaaatCAATCACAACGCAAACAGAATCAAGTGATTTCTGGAAGATCCAAAGCGAACCCTCTTGAGATGAtcgaaaataatgaaaagggTTGAAGTTTATGAAAGTGTAGAAACAAAAACCTTGAAGAACAAGAGCAAACAAAGGGATCAGAGCGATgagttgaagaagatgaaggcgCGAGAAAAACAATGACAGAGAGAGCAGCCCGCTTCTTGTTCGTCACAGCCAAACACTCAACACATTTAATCACATAATGAAACTGCAAAACCAAAAGTAGCTTTTGGTTGGCCGATCGttcaattcataaattttgttaatccGTTGCAAGATTatcatcataataataataataattaaataactatttttttaattttattttaaaattattcgatttaatataaaaaataaatatgaatttgaaattttaataatggttgattctttaaataactaaatatagtaatttgttgaaattaaacattttaattttgaaatgtgtATATTGTAAGTTAAGAAAAGctaaaaagattgaaaaacacGTGAAGGGtttggaatatatttttaaaattgaaatagctAATATCattatacaaataattaatgttattaaaaattaagtttcataataaacttaaaactGGTTGttgctattattattattattatttttaaatttctaactttggattattaaatattattaatataaactCACATCAATTTTGGTTTGCATCCATAATGGATTTTCCTATTTGATACGCGATATACAAAACGTTAACTCCCTTTAGTTttagttgttacaaatgatatcaaaaccaGACGCTGGCCTTCAAGGGGTGGACCGGAACACTTTTTATAaaggtggaaacctctctctaccaaacatttaaaatcatgaggctggggaacgaaacacttcttataaaggtgtggaaacctccccctacCAAACgcatttaaaatcatgaggctaaTGATAATACATAATGAACTAacgtgaacaatatctgttggcGATGAGtttagattgttacaaatgttatcaaaGTCAGTGTCAGCGGACACTGGCTCCAAAgagggtgaattgtaagaTTCTATATGggttagagaagggaacaaaacattcaaaaaCTTGGCCCTAATAGTTgctttttaaaaccatgaagctgacgacaatacgtaacgaggcaaaacgaacaatatttgctaacagtaggcttaggttgttacacaCGACTGGTTGGAACAAATATCATTCATACCCTTCCCCCTTCAAATTGATTGTTCTCAACTTGTCAcgaaaaaggaaatgaaaatgggaTATATTGATTGTCACCATCGTAATTAATTACACCTTGGAAAATgaacatttttactttttagatAGAATCcagaa
This portion of the Cucurbita pepo subsp. pepo cultivar mu-cu-16 chromosome LG08, ASM280686v2, whole genome shotgun sequence genome encodes:
- the LOC111799978 gene encoding UPF0503 protein At3g09070, chloroplastic-like produces the protein MNPSTAAAQPPPPPPPSSAVAVPCPRHPQEHFAPFCQLCLCERLSLIDSSSSSSSSSRKPPSTAASALKSLFRPGPPTTRPSSFFPELRRTKSFSASKNEPFSAVSEPHRKSCDVRLRNTLCSFFSQDASASSSSRPLPVPGFEIASESKNLEDEPSSSSCLEPEPKSEAEIRVSELPIVVDVVIENGVQEIVEEEQLRVEFERESVQLQEDFKTMKDHIDLDSHTKKPSGRDLKEIAGSFLSAASVFSKKLQKWRDKQKGKKQRSGAGSTTLPVEKPIGRHFRETQSEIADYGFGRRSCDIDPRFSLDAGRMSFDDPRYSFDEPRASWDGYLISRTFPKMPTMLSVVEDAPISVFRSDTQIPVEDSLSSTNEEENIPGGTSQTRDYYLDSSSRRRKSLDRSNSIRKAAAAVVAEIDEMKSVSNAKVSPARTDISHGPKLSIPDRDSNSNSVRDDCSGTFDMGFNDTASVNATGNRKEESKKSRRWGKGWSIWGLINRRGGNKDDEEDVSRRNGVERSFSGSWPELRGEQSMDVKGGFNPKMFRSNSSVSWRSASMVGGSFSSSSRKSNADCNGNGKKKKEQEQQQQQQPVLVRNHSARHSLTNVDNGLLRFYMTPMKDSRRGSSAGKVKPNQAHSIARSVLRLY
- the LOC111799979 gene encoding protein NRT1/ PTR FAMILY 8.1-like, translating into MAEDDVYTKDGTIDIHKNPANKKKTGKWKACRFILGNECCERLAYYGMSTNLVNYLQIRLNMDNVAASNSVTSWSGTCYLTPLIGAFLADAYLGRYWTIASFSIFYVFGMTLLTMAASVPGLKPSCDNTVCHPTGGQTAVTFIALYLIALGTGGIKPCVSSFGADQFDENDEGERKKKSSFFNWFYFSINVGAMIASSVLVWIQMNVGWGWGFGVPAVAMAIAVVFFFSGSSLYRLQKPAGSPLTRILQVIVAACRKHGVQVPEDKSLLYETADDVESKIEGSRKLEHTNELKFLDKACVLRESDGMKGQGNAWILCTVTQVEELKSIIRLLPVWACGIVFSAVYSQMSTMFVLQGNIMDQHIGASFKIPSASLSIFDTLSVLFWAPVYDRLIVPMAKKFTNNERGFTQLQRMGIGLVISVFSMVAAGVLEVFRLEYVRKNKLYDAEYIPMSIFWQVPQYFLIGCAEVFTFIGQLEFFYDQAPDAMRSMMAALSLTTVGLGNYLSTLLVTIVTTVTTRHGKLGWIPNNLNKGHLDYFFWLLAILSVLNFFAYLFAAKCYRYKKVTGHLR